Proteins co-encoded in one Oreochromis aureus strain Israel breed Guangdong linkage group 3, ZZ_aureus, whole genome shotgun sequence genomic window:
- the LOC116309242 gene encoding NACHT, LRR and PYD domains-containing protein 5-like: MDEKKRKRSTFRQSSSETEASSQMSTAPSKMSLRSNRSKFEPVGFKDERPVTEKPSTCPVCKDVMKNPVQLSCEHWCCKLCLSSELDESDSTADCPCPQCGKKSRKTLKQETDKEGDTGKIHLLEAKKKAKEAMKDKFSSVSEGNGDKPSSLNNIYTELHITTGESERSREEHEARLLEHKRIRHTSEQQIINLNDVLKPLPGQDKPHRTVVTKGIAGIGKSFSVQKFILDWAKEKENQDVDFVFSLAFRELNLITGEKSLHELLTLFHPTLSELKDSVDYTKTKIVLILDGLDESRFQLDFEGSETVSSFKEVTPVSNLLANLIQGNLLPEANLWITSRPAAANQIPAEHVDMVTEIRGFNDPQKAEYFSRRFSHDPGLAERIIKHIQASQSLDIMCQIPIFCWISAVLFQEVFGGDTETEIPQTLTEMMSYFLFAQTKRRNRKYDKKVETNKEKLLKTHKEFLLKLSKLAFEQLLKNNLIFYEEDLEGFGIDIKEASMYSGFCTTVLQEEEIISQKKVFFFVHLTLQEFFAALHIYDCFINNDTRELGSFLDLKSQKHTLLDLLKVTVDKVLQKKNGHLDFFLRFLLGLLVEPNWRVLQGLLTPPDRSQDTDKKILTYLKSMRRKNLSPDSCINLFQTMVEMRDHKVKDEIREYLELSDRSETELTPLHCSALAYMLQVSKKDLEVLDLKSYNTSDEGRRRLIPAVRSSRTALLADCKMTEEWVEHLAFGLTFPFSPLRHLDLSNNDLKDSGVELLCKGLSSQCCKLETLRLSGCLVTEKGCEFLATSIKSNPFHLKELDLSYNHPGGIGEKKLSELKDDPQYKLSQLNFEHGGNHRMKPGFKKYACELTLDPSTAHKNLLLSEGNRKVTWVKEEQPYPDHTERFDRCQQVLCEQGLKGRCYFELEVSEPFCVGLTYRNIGRKGDVDACKLGHNDKSWCLICSDDGCFVWHNKEKVCVSSQCLRSSRVAVYLDWEDKSLSFYRISSGSLIHLHTFETTFADVLYPAVALHTHSSALFC; encoded by the exons ATGGATGAGAAGAAAAGGAAGCGATCTACATTCAGACAGTCATCCAGTGAGACTGAAGCCAG TTCGCAGATGAGTACTGCTCCAAGCAAGATGTCCCTCAGGAGCAACAGATCCAAGTTTGAGCCAGTCGGCTTTAAAGATGAAAG ACCAGTAACTGAGAAGCCATCCACCTGTCCAGTTTGCAAAGATGTTATGAAGAATCCAGTTCAGCTTAGCTGTGAACACTGGTGCTGCAAACTGTGTCTCAGCTCAGAGCTGGATGAGTCTGATTCAACAGCAGACTGTCCTTGTCCTCAGTGTGGGAAGAAATCCaggaaaacattaaaacaagagACAGACAAGGAGGGAGACACAG GTAAAATTCATCTTTTGGAGGCAAAGAAGAAAGCAAAGGAAGCAATGAAAGATAAATTTTCCTCAGTCTCTGAAGGTAATGGTGACAAGCCGAGTTCACTAAACAACATCTACACAGAGCTTCATATAACCACTGGAGAGAGTGAAAGGTCACGTGAAGAGCATGAAGCCAGGCTGCTCGAACATAAACGGATAAGACACACTTCAGAACAACAAATAATAAATCTAAATGATGTGTTAAAACCGTTGCCTGGTCaagacaaacctcacagaacaGTTGTGACAAAGGGCATCGCAGGAATTGGAAAATCATTTTCTGTGCAGAAATTCATTCTTGACTGGGCCAAAGAGAAGGAAAACCAGGATGTAGACTTTGTTTTCAGTCTTGCTTTCAGAGAGTTGAATTTGATTACAGGTGAAAAAAGCCTTCATGAGCTCCTGACTTTATTTCACCCCACACTGTCTGAACTCAAAGATTCAGTGGATTATACCAAAACCAAGATTGTTCTGATCCTTGACGGTCTGGATGAAAGCAGGTTTCAGCTGGACTTTGAAGGCAGTGAGACAGTATCATCTTTCAAGGAAGTAACACCTGTGAGTAATCTCCTAGCAAACCTCATTCAGGGTAACCTTCTTCCTGAAGCAAACCTCTGGATTACTTCCCGTccagcagcagccaatcagatccctgcAGAACAtgttgacatggtgacagagaTAAGAGGGTTCAATGATCCTCAAAAAGCTGAATACTTCAGTAGGAGATTTAGTCATGATCCTGGTCTTGCTGAAAGGATCATTAAACATATTCAGGCTTCACAGAGTCTTGACATCATGTGTCAGATCCCGATCTTCTGctggatttctgcagtgttatTCCAGGAAGTCTTTGGAGGAGACACTGAAACTGAAATTCCTCAAACTCTTACAGAGATGatgtcatacttcctgtttgcACAAACAAAGCGtagaaacagaaaatatgaCAAGAAGGTTgagacaaacaaagaaaagcttctgaaaacacacaaagaattTCTTCTGAAACTCAGCAAGCTTGCATTTGAGCAGCTGCTGAAGAACAACCTCATCTTCTACGAGGAAGACCTGGAAGGCTTTGGCATTGACATTAAGGAAGCATCCATGTACTCTGGATTTTGCACCACAGTTCTTCAGGAAGAAGAAATTATTTCCCAGAAAAAGGTCTTCTTCTTTGTGCATCTGACTCTGCAGGAGTTCTTTGCAGCTCTCCACATCTATGACTGTTTCATAAATAATGATACCAGAGAGCTCGGCAGCTTCCTCGATCTAAAGAGCCAAAAACATACGTTACTTGATCTTTTAAAGGTGACAGTTGACAAAGTGCTGCAGAAGAAAAATGGTCACCTGGACTTCTTCCTGAGATTCCTTCTTGGCCTCCTAGTTGAACCAAATTGGAGAGTCCTTCAGGGTCTGCTGACTCCACCAGATCGAAGCCAAGATACTGACAAGAAAATCTTGACTTATCTCAAGTCTATGCGAAGGAAGAACCTCTCTCCAGACAGCTGCATCAACCTTTTCCAGACTATGGTTGAGATGAGAGATCACAAAGTCAAAGATGAGATTCGGGAATATCTCGAACTGTCAGATCGTTCAGAAACAGAGTTGACTCCCCTGCACTGCTCTGCACTGGCCTACATGCTGCAGGTATCAAAGAAAGATCTGGAAGTCTTGGACTTAAAGAGTTACAACACATCAGATGAAGGCAGACGGAGGCTGATACCAGCAGTGAGGAGCAGCAGAACGGCCTT ACTAGCAGACTGTAAAATGACTGAAGAGTGGGTTGAACATCTGGCCTTTGGTCTCACCTTCCCCTTCTCGCCTCTACGACATCTGGACCTGAGCAACAATGACCTGAAAGATTCAGGAGTGGAGCTGCTGTGTAAAGGACTGTCAAGTCAGTGCTGCAAACTGGAAACTTTGAG GTTATCTGGTTGTCTGGTGACAGAAAAAGGCTGTGAGTTTTTGGCCACATCTATTAAGTCCAATCCTTTTCATCTcaaagagctggacctgagctataACCATCCAGGAGGAATTGGGGAAAAGAAACTCTCTGAGCTGAAGGATGATCCACAATACAAGCTCAGCCAACTCAA ttttgaaCATGGTGGAAATCACCGGATGAAACCAGGATTCAAGAAAT ATGCCTGTGAGCTCACTTTGGACCCAAGTACAGCTCACAAgaacctgctgctctctgaagGGAACAGAAAGGTGACCTGGGTGAAGGAGGAGCAGCCGTATCCTGATCACACAGAGAGGTTTGATCGCTGTCAGCAGGTGCTGTGTGAACAGGGACTAAAAGGACGCTGTTACTTTGAGTTGGAGGTGTCAGAGCCCTTCTGTGTTGGGTTAACATACAGAAACATTGGCAGGAAAGGGGATGTTGATGCCTGCAAGCTGGGACACAATGACAAGTCTTGGTGTCTGATTTGCTCTGATGATGGTTGTTTTGTTTGGCACAACAAAGAGAAGGTCTGTG